One segment of Coprobacter tertius DNA contains the following:
- a CDS encoding endonuclease/exonuclease/phosphatase family protein: protein MKKYIFFCTLLCMCLELSAQTYPKDNNAIRLLTYNTHYCKGGTDPGTISDSNTRLLASVIKTLNADIVSLQELDSAANSRGKRYLLGQIAQATGLDYTPVFGAAANWDGGRLGCGSLIKKSFPISKIKMIDLPGNEPRIAVRTDLEKFVFISTHCDLDDTRRIQEANIINNEVDYIRKPVFLAGDLNDSHRWGNGGIAFPILMEKFVIASDTKGNTVWNGSHGNEGDDQGLIDYILFHDYGNSGIQIVQTHIVRTLEINGATVDLKNVSDHYPVFVDIYVPGYSGITNIPNEENIIIYFNPVDATLYTKSENNEVKRIEVYTISGEKVIEMNDENASIVNMSNQPKGVYIVKASTLDKSLIRKIVKN, encoded by the coding sequence ATGAAAAAATATATATTCTTTTGTACTCTTTTGTGTATGTGTCTGGAATTATCAGCGCAAACCTATCCCAAAGATAATAACGCAATCAGGCTTCTTACCTATAATACCCATTATTGTAAAGGAGGAACCGATCCCGGTACTATTAGTGATAGCAATACACGGTTACTGGCCTCGGTGATTAAAACATTAAATGCAGACATCGTATCCTTGCAGGAACTCGATAGTGCGGCAAATAGTCGTGGGAAACGATACTTGTTAGGCCAAATAGCCCAAGCAACCGGTTTAGATTATACTCCTGTTTTCGGAGCGGCAGCCAACTGGGACGGTGGCCGTTTAGGTTGCGGTAGTCTGATAAAGAAATCTTTCCCGATAAGTAAAATTAAAATGATCGATTTACCCGGGAATGAACCTCGTATAGCAGTAAGAACCGATCTTGAAAAATTTGTTTTTATCAGCACTCATTGTGACTTAGATGATACCAGACGCATACAAGAAGCCAATATCATTAATAATGAAGTGGATTATATACGTAAGCCGGTATTTTTGGCAGGGGATTTAAATGATTCTCACCGTTGGGGTAATGGAGGTATAGCTTTTCCCATTTTGATGGAAAAATTTGTAATAGCCAGCGATACGAAAGGCAATACCGTATGGAATGGTTCGCATGGTAATGAGGGCGACGATCAGGGATTAATCGATTATATCCTTTTTCACGATTACGGAAATTCAGGGATACAGATCGTACAAACACACATTGTACGTACCCTTGAAATAAATGGAGCAACGGTAGATCTGAAAAATGTTTCGGATCATTATCCGGTTTTTGTCGATATATATGTACCCGGTTATTCCGGTATCACAAACATACCGAATGAAGAAAATATTATTATCTACTTTAATCCTGTGGATGCTACCCTTTACACGAAAAGCGAAAATAATGAGGTAAAACGTATAGAAGTTTATACAATATCCGGTGAAAAAGTGATAGAAATGAATGATGAAAACGCCTCTATCGTGAACATGTCGAACCAGCCGAAGGGAGTATACATCGTTAAAGCTTCGACTTTAGATAAAAGTTTAATACGGAAAATAGTAAAAAATTAA
- a CDS encoding T9SS type A sorting domain-containing protein, which yields MKSITSIGKRVFTLVVFAWCAITVFAQDQIFNFNTEEVADYAAFFKQPSAIEGKCNAEVMGIDIHREGFSWDDMNTWKNAEGQIWRSYTPSYAETVFGLCVKMDAPFNGKTSTLTWTNTEGDNKWYPALPAVQNLKGNFVLRDCKATVVHISNTQLDTVKIAMTNEENDCYLHIRRNPYVKQIDLSGSTGKCRQLEGYKNILSDETSFICNDCRKTEFLDWLLNLEDNCYTYSTLPMHPATGEVLKSGYKSQWKTAGGYPVGIKNESGEYEIEVDEDIDLSSEYDILGQLTTFTWKNEGGDVITPTSEDLTGWFSFGDECVGNSYRCEMQNAAYPQLALNTVWVRVVKNSGINTVQEKSVTVGPNPVEDVIYVSSPDVRRVDIYSTAGARVKSMQGVQKVNVADLASGLYFVKVITATDEIVLKIIKK from the coding sequence ATGAAAAGTATTACTTCAATTGGAAAAAGGGTATTCACTTTAGTAGTGTTTGCCTGGTGTGCTATCACTGTATTTGCACAGGATCAAATTTTTAATTTCAACACAGAAGAAGTTGCCGATTACGCCGCTTTCTTTAAACAACCTTCGGCTATCGAAGGAAAATGTAATGCAGAGGTAATGGGTATCGATATTCATCGGGAGGGATTTTCTTGGGATGATATGAATACCTGGAAAAACGCCGAAGGGCAAATCTGGCGTTCTTATACGCCTTCTTATGCGGAAACCGTATTCGGACTTTGTGTAAAAATGGATGCTCCCTTTAACGGAAAAACGAGCACTTTAACCTGGACAAATACCGAAGGAGATAATAAATGGTACCCGGCTTTACCTGCCGTACAAAACCTGAAAGGTAATTTTGTGTTGAGAGATTGTAAAGCAACAGTCGTGCATATATCTAATACACAATTAGATACCGTAAAAATAGCCATGACAAACGAAGAGAATGATTGTTATTTACATATCAGACGTAACCCTTATGTAAAACAAATCGACCTAAGCGGTTCTACCGGTAAATGCCGACAACTCGAAGGATATAAAAATATCTTATCGGACGAAACCTCTTTCATTTGTAATGATTGCCGTAAAACGGAATTTCTGGATTGGTTGCTAAATCTGGAAGACAATTGTTACACTTACTCCACATTACCGATGCATCCTGCCACAGGCGAAGTATTAAAAAGCGGTTATAAGTCTCAATGGAAAACGGCAGGAGGTTATCCTGTAGGAATAAAAAATGAAAGTGGAGAATATGAAATCGAGGTAGATGAAGATATCGATTTGTCTTCTGAATATGATATTCTGGGGCAGCTGACTACATTTACCTGGAAAAATGAGGGGGGAGATGTTATTACCCCTACATCGGAAGATTTAACCGGCTGGTTTAGTTTCGGAGACGAATGTGTAGGTAATTCTTATCGTTGCGAGATGCAAAATGCCGCCTACCCCCAACTTGCCCTGAATACAGTTTGGGTTAGAGTCGTGAAGAATTCTGGAATAAATACGGTTCAGGAAAAATCGGTAACGGTAGGTCCCAATCCTGTTGAAGATGTAATTTATGTATCGTCTCCCGACGTTCGACGTGTTGATATTTATTCTACTGCCGGTGCAAGAGTAAAGAGTATGCAAGGGGTACAAAAGGTGAATGTGGCAGATCTTGCCTCGGGTTTGTACTTTGTAAAAGTAATTACAGCTACTGATGAAATAGTGCTAAAAATTATTAAAAAATAA
- a CDS encoding RagB/SusD family nutrient uptake outer membrane protein, with protein MKKINILFYICYSFLLSVAIGCADMLDRFPLDALAPETYYNNEQELMSATNNFYGMFPEASQGYGESEDVVCVFTLPEAVIGSRTIPTSGGGWSWDYLRNINFYLEHSHRCPDPAVREQYDGIARFFRAYFYFEKVKRFGDVPWYDKALPSNDADLTKPRDSRIYVINKMLEDIDYAIKYCPDKTELYRVTKWTAMALKSRICLFEGTYRKYHGIPGYEELLDQCIDVSGEFITSSPYSIYNKGDKPYRDLFSSMDAIAQEVILARDYDKGKAVVHEANYNTMASTYGRPGMNKKVVNSYLMTDGSRFTDKADYETMEYYDEMQNRDPRLTQTVVGPGYMRINSTTVESPNFNSSTTGYQIIKWVTDKNGDGYMGSSNDYILFRAAEVYLNFAEAKAERGTLIQEDLNISIKKIRDRIGMPNIDMAAANANPDPYLSNVQTGYANVTGPNKGVILEIRRERTIELILEGFRYYDVMRWKEGKIFEQPYLGMYFPELKQGSGDNRFDVFDMNDGTLLDKDKVDICIYTGKKPSGAAVKNIRKFYKLGNEFRLTNGFEGNIIVHDVKDEPRKWREDRDYLYPIPTQERVLSNGKITQNPNWDDGLSF; from the coding sequence ATGAAAAAAATTAATATATTATTTTATATATGCTATTCTTTCCTGTTATCGGTTGCAATCGGATGCGCAGATATGCTCGACCGGTTTCCACTCGATGCTTTAGCTCCCGAAACTTATTACAACAATGAACAGGAATTAATGAGCGCCACGAATAATTTTTATGGAATGTTCCCTGAAGCTTCTCAAGGCTATGGTGAAAGTGAAGATGTCGTGTGCGTATTTACTCTCCCCGAAGCGGTTATAGGCTCACGTACCATTCCTACTTCCGGTGGCGGCTGGAGTTGGGACTACCTGCGTAATATCAATTTTTATTTAGAACATTCACACCGTTGTCCCGATCCTGCCGTTCGGGAACAGTATGACGGAATCGCTCGATTTTTCAGAGCTTATTTCTATTTTGAAAAAGTAAAACGTTTTGGAGATGTACCCTGGTATGATAAAGCGTTGCCTTCGAATGACGCAGATCTGACTAAACCGCGAGACTCCAGAATATATGTTATTAATAAAATGCTCGAAGACATCGATTATGCCATTAAGTATTGTCCCGATAAAACAGAATTGTATAGAGTGACTAAATGGACGGCGATGGCTTTGAAATCGAGAATCTGCCTATTTGAAGGTACTTACCGCAAATATCACGGTATTCCAGGCTACGAAGAACTTTTAGACCAATGTATCGATGTGTCTGGGGAATTTATCACTTCCAGCCCGTACTCTATATATAACAAGGGCGATAAACCGTACCGTGATTTATTTTCTTCGATGGATGCCATTGCGCAAGAAGTGATCTTGGCAAGAGATTATGATAAAGGAAAAGCCGTGGTGCACGAAGCCAATTATAATACTATGGCATCTACTTACGGACGCCCCGGAATGAATAAGAAAGTAGTTAACAGCTATTTGATGACCGACGGTAGCCGATTTACCGATAAAGCCGATTACGAAACCATGGAGTATTATGATGAAATGCAGAATCGTGATCCGCGTTTGACCCAAACCGTTGTAGGCCCCGGTTACATGCGCATTAACAGCACCACCGTAGAGTCGCCTAATTTTAACTCCTCCACTACAGGTTATCAGATTATAAAATGGGTGACCGATAAAAATGGAGACGGATACATGGGTTCATCAAACGATTATATTTTATTTAGAGCAGCAGAAGTGTATCTCAATTTTGCCGAAGCAAAAGCCGAAAGAGGTACGCTGATTCAAGAAGATCTCAATATCTCGATTAAAAAAATACGCGACCGCATAGGAATGCCCAATATCGATATGGCAGCTGCCAATGCTAATCCCGATCCTTATCTCAGTAATGTACAAACAGGATATGCGAATGTCACCGGACCCAATAAAGGGGTAATTCTCGAAATACGGCGTGAACGTACGATCGAACTTATTCTCGAAGGCTTCCGCTATTATGACGTAATGAGGTGGAAAGAAGGGAAAATCTTCGAACAACCTTATTTGGGAATGTATTTCCCCGAATTAAAACAGGGATCGGGAGATAACCGGTTCGATGTCTTCGATATGAACGACGGGACTTTATTGGATAAAGATAAAGTGGATATTTGCATATATACCGGAAAGAAACCTTCGGGGGCGGCTGTAAAAAACATACGTAAATTTTATAAACTGGGTAACGAATTCCGCTTGACAAACGGATTTGAAGGGAATATCATCGTACACGATGTTAAAGACGAACCCCGTAAATGGAGAGAAGACAGAGATTATCTGTACCCTATTCCGACTCAGGAAAGAGTATTGAGCAACGGAAAAATTACTCAAAACCCGAATTGGGATGATGGCCTTAGCTTTTAA
- a CDS encoding endonuclease/exonuclease/phosphatase family protein, translating to MSQKLWGITIASLLFFPINAQNYNKENEVIRLLSYNTHYCKGATDPGELTKENIKNLADVIRALDADVIALQELDSAAIGRGSRYLLKEIADASGSGYVPYYGNAAPFDKGSIGCGVLVKKNLPVKNVQYIHLPGDETRVAIVVDLEKFIFIGTHSDLNDEKRCEGAQTVSDRIKKKDKPVFLAGDLNDSHRWPHGGISFPVWSKNFTIISDTVGNSIPGRIDSGALIDYILLMKNKKSSTVKIVQTHILRHLTVDGKIVDTATLSDHYPVFVDVKL from the coding sequence ATGTCACAAAAACTGTGGGGAATCACAATAGCATCATTATTATTTTTTCCTATAAATGCTCAGAATTACAATAAGGAGAATGAGGTAATACGCTTACTTAGTTATAATACTCATTATTGTAAAGGAGCTACCGATCCTGGTGAATTAACAAAAGAAAATATCAAGAATCTGGCCGATGTAATCAGGGCCTTAGATGCGGATGTTATCGCTTTACAAGAATTGGATAGCGCTGCCATAGGCAGAGGATCCCGCTATCTTTTAAAAGAAATCGCCGATGCAAGCGGTAGCGGTTATGTCCCCTATTATGGCAATGCGGCTCCGTTCGATAAGGGCAGTATTGGATGCGGAGTATTAGTTAAAAAGAATTTGCCGGTAAAAAATGTACAGTACATTCATTTACCGGGCGATGAAACCAGAGTCGCAATAGTTGTCGATTTAGAAAAGTTCATTTTTATCGGTACACATTCCGATCTGAATGATGAAAAACGCTGCGAAGGAGCACAAACCGTATCTGATCGGATTAAAAAGAAGGATAAACCGGTATTTCTTGCCGGTGATTTAAATGATTCTCACCGTTGGCCTCATGGAGGCATATCATTCCCGGTGTGGTCGAAAAACTTTACTATTATCAGCGATACTGTCGGAAATTCCATACCGGGAAGAATCGATTCCGGGGCTTTGATTGATTATATTCTATTAATGAAAAACAAAAAATCTTCTACGGTTAAAATTGTTCAAACACATATTTTGCGCCATCTTACTGTAGATGGTAAAATTGTCGATACAGCAACCTTATCCGA